TACGTGAGTTCGTCTCTCGGGCCAAGGCGCCACCGCTGGACATCGATGCCCCTGGCCTGCACCTGGTGCTGTTCGCCGATACCCTGGGCTCGCTGGAGGTTGGTAGCCCCATCCTCTATCGCCAGGTCAAGGTCGGCACCATCCAGAGTTTTCAGTTTTCCCGTGATCGCAAGCGCGTAGTTCTTGGTGCCCATATCGAGCCGGAGTACGCCAGCCTGGTAAACAGCTCCACACGCTTCTGGAACGCCAGCGGTATCACGCTTAAGGGTGGGATCTCCTCTGGTATCGAGGTCAAGAGTGAGTCGTTGCAGACCCTGCTGGCGGGGGGGGTGACCTTTGAGACGCCGGATTTACAGGCGCCGGTCAATCGCAAGATTCAGCGCTTCACTCTGCACGACAGCCGCGAGATGGCCATGCAGGAAGGCGTTGCCATCCAGATCAAGGTGCCGAGCGGCGATGGTATCAGCCCGGGAACGGCGATCCGTTTCAAGGGCATTGATGTCGGCAAGGTGGAAAGCGTCGAGCTGACCGATGACCTGCAGGCCGTCCTGCTCAATGCGCGTATCACCAAGGCCAGCGGCCGTATCGCAACGGTCGGGACCGAGTTCTGGGTGGTCAAACCCGAACTGGGACTGGTGCGCACTGCCAATCTCGAGACCCTGGTCAGTGGCCAGTATCTGGAGGCTTTGCCGGCGTCCAAGGCCGGCAAGCCGCAGCACTATTTCGAGATTCGCCCGCAGGCGCCGGTTGCCGAGGTGCGCGAAGAAGGGTTGCGGATCACCCTCAGCACGGCGCGGCGCGGCTCGATCAAGCCTGGGGTGGTGGTCAGCTATCGTGAGGTGCCGGTGGGCAAGGTCAGCCACTTCGAACTGGGGCCAACCTCCGATCGGGTTCTGATCCATGTGCTGATCGAGCCACGCTATGCGCCTCTGGTACGCAGCGGCAGCCGCTTCTGGAACGCCAGCGGTATCGGTGTCGACGCCGGCTTGTTCAAGGGGCTCAAAGTGCGCACCGAATCCCTGGAGGCCCTGCTCGAGGGCGGGATCGCCTTCGCCACGCCGGACAACGCCGTGATGGGTGGTCCGGCGCAGCCCGGCCAGACTTTCGCCCTCAACGACGAGGTCAACGAGGAATGGCTGAAGTGGGCGCCGAAGATAGTGTTGGAGCAGTAGAGAGATTCAGCTTGGATTAAGTCGGCTTGGCTATCCTGGCTCCCGTCGAAACCAATCACTCCCGACGGAGAATCAAGATGAACAAGCTGACTGCCCTTTTCGCCATCACCACTCTCGCCGCCACTGCCGGTATTGCCCAGGCTCGTGACCTGGGCCCGGACGAAGCCCTGAAGCTGCGCGACGCCGGCACCATCCAGAGCTTCGACAAGCTCAACGCCGCCGCCCTGGCCAAGCACCCCGGCGGCCAGGTCAGCGAGACCGAACTGGAAGAAGAGTACGGCCGCTACATCTACCAGGTGGAGGTGCGCGACGCCCAAGGCGTGAAGTGGGATCTGGAGCTGGACGCCACTAATGGCCAGGTCCTGCAGGATCACCAGGACGATTGATTCCATCCCCAAGAAAAAGGGCCGCATCAGCGGCCCTTTTCGTTTGTGCGAAGGAATCAGGCCGGCTCGGCCTGCTCCTCGGTGACCTTGGCAGTCTCGCGGCGCCTGATGAACTTCCAGTCGGCCTCGTCGATATAGATGCCGTTCGGCCCGCTGCCGCCTTCCAGGTCGATGGCCACGTGGGCCGAGACCTGCGGTTTCACCGAGGCGAGGATCGGCACGAAGCCTAGCTGCAGGCTGGTCTCGATCAGCGCCTGCTGGTTGCGCTCGTCGATGTCCGCCGCCTCGTCGAGGTAGTAGGGCAGGCGCACCTTGCCGGCCTGCTCGCGGTCCATCAGGTGCAGCAGCAGGTACATGTTGGTCAGCGCCTTGATGGTCATGGTAGTGCCGTTGGAGGCGGCACCATCGATGTCGGTGTGCATCACCGGCTGACCGCCGACCTTGGTGATCTCGAAGGCCAGCTCGAACAGGTCTTTCAGGCCCAGTTGGTTGCCGTTGGCCGCAACCAGGCGCGACAGGTAGTCCTTGGCCTCTTCGTTCCTCGCATCCTGCTCGGCGCTTTGGCTTAGATCGAACACCGACAGGGTCTCGCCTTCCTCGTACTGGCCGGCGCTGTGGATGATCTGGTCGATGTGCTTGAGCGCGTCGCGGTTGGGTGCCAGGACGATGCGGAAGCTCTCCAGGTTGGAGACCTGACGCTTGTTGATCTCGCGGTTGAACAGCGCCAGCTGGTGTTCCAGGTTGTCGTAGTCGCTGCGGATGTTGCGCAGGGTCCGGGCGATATCGGTGACCGCGGCGCGACGGGCCTTGGCCAGGGTCAGCGCCTCGTCTTGGCGATGCGCATAGGCGTTGACCAGCAGCTGCAGGCGGCGCTCCGGGTCATCCTCGCTGTCGAACTTGGCCACGCCCTTGAGGCGTACCTGCGCATACAGCGCGTCGATCTGGCCGTCGATGCGCTGCAGCGCCTGCCAGCTGTCCTGGTAGTCGTTGAGCAGCGGCAGCAGGTTGTCCAGGCTGTCGTCGACCGGCTCCATGAACGGCGTGCCGAAGGGCAGGTCAGCCGGCAGCAGTTGGCGACGGCGTAGGGCGTCTTCTAGGGTGCGTTCCTTGGCTTCCAGATCGGCCAGTTGGCGGCCGACCAGTTGCAGCTTGGCGGACAGCTGCTGCACGCGTTCGGTGAAGGCGTCCGATGCGCGCTTGAGTTCGTCCTGGGCGGCTTCGGCCTCGGCCAACTGCTCCAGCTTGGCCGGCTCCTCGGCGGCCAGGGTCTGGCTCTTGCGGAAGTCCTCCAGCGCTTTCTGGGCATCGAGCACGGCCTGGTACAGCTGCTCGGCCTGGGCCTTGCTGGCGGCGCGGTCGTTGGCCACCGCCTGCTGGGTCTTCAGTTGCTTCAGCTCGCGCTCCAGGCGGTCCTTCTGGTCGCGCAGGGCGGCGCGATCGGCCAGCGCCTGCAGGGCGGGCGGTTCGATGTGCGAGAGGTCGATGGACAGGCCCGGCACGGCGAAGGTGTCGCCCTTGAAGCGATCCAGCACGGCCTCGACGGCCTTGACCCAGTCGTCGCCCTCGGCCTGGATGCCTTTCTCGCCGAGCGGCAGGCTGAACAGCTGGCCGTTGAACAGACGCATCAGGCGGTCGACGTCGGCCTGGCTGAACTCCTCGCGCAGGCGCGAGTAGCTGTTGTTGTCGGCGTGGTCGAGCTGCTGCTTGACCGACTTCAGGCGCTTCTCCAGATCGCGCAGGCGCTCGTCCAGGTCCTCGGCGGAGAACTGCCGCGATTGCGCCAGGGCGCCGGCCAGCTCGTCGTGGGCGTCCTTGGCGGCGAGCAGCTGCTCTTCCAGTACCTTGGCGTCGGTGACCAGGGCGAAGCGGCTCTTCAACACCGACAGCTCGCCGAGCCAGCGCTGGATCTCGCTGATCTCGCGCTCCAGGCGCATCAGTTCGGCGGTGCCGCCGCGCTGCTCGTTCTGCAGGCCATCCTGCTCGCGTTTGTAGTGCTCGGCCTGGATCACCAGCTCTTCCTTGCGCGCGCCGGAGTAGTCCTGCCAGGCGCCGAGCAGGTGATCCAGTAGCGGCGAGAGGCGATGCAGCTTGCCGCGCAGCACTTCACGCTGGGCCACACCGGCGGACAGCACCTCGACCAGCGGGCCGGCGGCGACCAGTGCCTGGTAGTCCTGCTCCATGCGCCGTACGTCGCGGAAGGCCTCTTCTGTTGCGGCGATATAGTCGACGCTGCCCGAGCGCAGGCTGTGCTCGAAGGCATCGAGGAACAGCTGCTTCAACTTCGCAGCCGTAATCTCGCGCATATGCAGCAGGTTGATGAACAGGGCGCGGAAGGTCTTCAGGCTCTGTTCGCTGGTGGAGCGCAGCGGGATCAGGGTCAGGTCCAGCGGGATGCTGGTATGGCCGCCGACCAGCAGGCGGCGCAGTTCCTCGGGCTTGAGCTCATAGGGGGTGATGCCGGCCTGGCCGAGGTTCTTGAACAGCTCGCGCTGGCGCAGGCAGACGCCATCCTGCTGGTAGTGGTCCAGGTCCAGCTCGCCCTGGTAGGCGAAGAACTGGTGGCCGAAGCCGCCACCCGGGCCGCGACCGGCCACGCCGATCACGTGCGGGCCGTGGGGCAGGGCGACTTCCACCAGGATGTAGCTGGTGTCGCTGGCGAAGTAGAACTTGCGCGAAGCCTCCAGGCTGTACTTGCCGAAGCTCATGTCGGACATGC
This DNA window, taken from Pseudomonas alcaligenes, encodes the following:
- a CDS encoding PepSY domain-containing protein, with product MNKLTALFAITTLAATAGIAQARDLGPDEALKLRDAGTIQSFDKLNAAALAKHPGGQVSETELEEEYGRYIYQVEVRDAQGVKWDLELDATNGQVLQDHQDD
- the mksF gene encoding Mks condensin complex protein MksF, whose product is MSQERYGIRRFALLNTAGYSLGIFPLENPLSVYGANNLGKSASINALQFPILARMSDMSFGKYSLEASRKFYFASDTSYILVEVALPHGPHVIGVAGRGPGGGFGHQFFAYQGELDLDHYQQDGVCLRQRELFKNLGQAGITPYELKPEELRRLLVGGHTSIPLDLTLIPLRSTSEQSLKTFRALFINLLHMREITAAKLKQLFLDAFEHSLRSGSVDYIAATEEAFRDVRRMEQDYQALVAAGPLVEVLSAGVAQREVLRGKLHRLSPLLDHLLGAWQDYSGARKEELVIQAEHYKREQDGLQNEQRGGTAELMRLEREISEIQRWLGELSVLKSRFALVTDAKVLEEQLLAAKDAHDELAGALAQSRQFSAEDLDERLRDLEKRLKSVKQQLDHADNNSYSRLREEFSQADVDRLMRLFNGQLFSLPLGEKGIQAEGDDWVKAVEAVLDRFKGDTFAVPGLSIDLSHIEPPALQALADRAALRDQKDRLERELKQLKTQQAVANDRAASKAQAEQLYQAVLDAQKALEDFRKSQTLAAEEPAKLEQLAEAEAAQDELKRASDAFTERVQQLSAKLQLVGRQLADLEAKERTLEDALRRRQLLPADLPFGTPFMEPVDDSLDNLLPLLNDYQDSWQALQRIDGQIDALYAQVRLKGVAKFDSEDDPERRLQLLVNAYAHRQDEALTLAKARRAAVTDIARTLRNIRSDYDNLEHQLALFNREINKRQVSNLESFRIVLAPNRDALKHIDQIIHSAGQYEEGETLSVFDLSQSAEQDARNEEAKDYLSRLVAANGNQLGLKDLFELAFEITKVGGQPVMHTDIDGAASNGTTMTIKALTNMYLLLHLMDREQAGKVRLPYYLDEAADIDERNQQALIETSLQLGFVPILASVKPQVSAHVAIDLEGGSGPNGIYIDEADWKFIRRRETAKVTEEQAEPA
- a CDS encoding MlaD family protein, coding for MTELSTAKTRRTTNWSAIWILPLIALLIGGWLGWRAYSQAGIEIEIFFPSGDGIQVGKTEVIYKGMSIGKVVDMVLDDHGQERGVKVTVEMDKQVEKHLRSNTRFWLVKPSVTLAGITGLETLVSGNYITASPGDGTPTRKFVALTEQPPLADTVPGLHLTLKAERLGSLNRDSPVFYKQLQVGRVKSYRLAEDQSTVEIRVYIEPEFASLVRKHTRFWNASGVTIDAGLSGVKLRTESLASIVAGGIAFATPEHRKDSPATDPSIPFRLYEDFDAAQAGIKVALKLQDFEGVEPGRTPVMYKGIQVGSLKTIKINEDLSSASVDLMLDPRTEDYLTEGAEFWMVKPSISLAGITGLEALVKGNYIAIKPGEKGKPPLREFVSRAKAPPLDIDAPGLHLVLFADTLGSLEVGSPILYRQVKVGTIQSFQFSRDRKRVVLGAHIEPEYASLVNSSTRFWNASGITLKGGISSGIEVKSESLQTLLAGGVTFETPDLQAPVNRKIQRFTLHDSREMAMQEGVAIQIKVPSGDGISPGTAIRFKGIDVGKVESVELTDDLQAVLLNARITKASGRIATVGTEFWVVKPELGLVRTANLETLVSGQYLEALPASKAGKPQHYFEIRPQAPVAEVREEGLRITLSTARRGSIKPGVVVSYREVPVGKVSHFELGPTSDRVLIHVLIEPRYAPLVRSGSRFWNASGIGVDAGLFKGLKVRTESLEALLEGGIAFATPDNAVMGGPAQPGQTFALNDEVNEEWLKWAPKIVLEQ